One Prevotella melaninogenica DNA window includes the following coding sequences:
- a CDS encoding HlyD family secretion protein: MEKETVQEHTELEQRSEEIQAIIDRMPTYWTKWVALCVSVLMGVVILLGFLIKYPDTVDGEITVTASNAPIRLVSKDNGRIILLHSSHSKVKRGEVVAYIDNGANYWHLLRLEKIIDKMSNTALTSVVMPDTLVLGELSTAYNSLKLAHSQYQRLLASDLYATMRQSIQEQIASDKKVITNIDSEIEIKKEVLDNSKTQLKKDSILLAAKGMSEIEYQNQHTNHQNLQASNIGLQSNRQMKMSEVNRNQTEVQRIKLEETETREKLYSELLTKKNELANAILLWKERYLITAPIDGELEYSGFWRNNNFVQAGQELFSVIPHKNSVIGEVQIPSFGAGKVKVGQRANVKINNFPYDEYGLLRGKVTSVSRITNKLKTKNGDIDAYSVIISFPEGLITNFGQQLPLDFESKGVVEIITKPKRLIERLFDNLYAKGEK; this comes from the coding sequence ATGGAAAAAGAAACAGTGCAAGAGCACACTGAATTAGAACAGAGATCAGAAGAAATACAGGCTATCATCGACCGTATGCCTACTTATTGGACCAAATGGGTTGCGCTTTGTGTGAGCGTACTTATGGGTGTTGTTATTCTGTTAGGTTTTTTAATCAAATATCCAGACACAGTAGATGGAGAGATAACAGTTACAGCCTCCAATGCTCCTATACGATTAGTTTCTAAAGATAATGGTCGTATTATATTGTTACATTCCAGCCATTCGAAAGTAAAAAGAGGAGAGGTTGTCGCCTATATAGATAATGGGGCTAACTATTGGCATTTATTACGTTTGGAGAAAATCATAGATAAAATGTCTAATACTGCATTAACCTCTGTAGTCATGCCAGATACATTAGTACTTGGTGAGTTAAGTACTGCCTATAATTCCTTAAAACTTGCCCACTCACAGTATCAACGACTGTTAGCATCCGACCTTTATGCAACGATGCGCCAAAGTATTCAAGAGCAAATAGCCTCTGACAAGAAAGTTATTACTAATATAGATTCGGAAATAGAAATAAAGAAAGAGGTACTTGATAACTCTAAAACACAGTTGAAGAAAGACAGTATCTTACTTGCTGCTAAAGGAATGAGTGAGATAGAGTACCAGAACCAACATACAAATCACCAAAATCTTCAAGCATCAAACATTGGGCTTCAGAGTAATCGGCAGATGAAGATGTCAGAAGTGAATAGGAACCAGACCGAAGTACAACGTATAAAGTTGGAGGAGACAGAAACAAGGGAAAAACTTTATTCTGAGTTATTAACCAAAAAGAATGAGTTGGCAAATGCTATTCTGCTTTGGAAAGAACGCTATCTAATAACTGCACCAATTGATGGAGAATTGGAATATTCTGGTTTTTGGCGTAATAATAATTTTGTGCAAGCTGGTCAAGAACTGTTCTCTGTTATTCCACATAAGAATAGCGTAATAGGAGAAGTTCAGATACCTTCCTTTGGTGCAGGAAAAGTAAAAGTAGGGCAACGCGCAAATGTAAAAATTAACAATTTCCCATACGATGAGTATGGGTTGCTACGAGGAAAGGTAACATCTGTTTCGCGGATTACAAATAAATTAAAAACGAAGAATGGTGATATAGACGCCTACTCTGTTATTATTTCTTTTCCAGAGGGGTTAATAACAAATTTTGGACAGCAACTGCCATTAGACTTTGAGTCGAAAGGAGTTGTGGAAATTATTACTAAACCTAAGAGGCTTATAGAAAGATTGTTTGATAATTTATATGCAAAAGGAGAAAAATAA
- a CDS encoding peptidase domain-containing ABC transporter, whose protein sequence is MLLNRFPVEYQMDSQDCGPACLKIIAKHFGKFYSLQSLRDKCGITKEGVSLLDLSTGAESIGLRTLAIKCTIDDVVNSVPFPAIIFWKDSHFVVVYHANKKYIWVSDPAKGRIKYTHEEFKKGWYQKGAKQGVLLAIEPTAEFKDSKAEREQRKNTFSSILKYFTPYQRNFTLIFVIMLLVTALQGMLPFISKAVIDVGIKTSDVNFINMVLIGNISILLSVMIFNVIRDWILMHITARVNIALISDYLIKLMKLPVTFFENKLLGDILQRAQDHERIRSFIMNNSLSLIFSILTFVVFSIILLIYNAIIFYIFISGSILYAGWVLLFLNIRKKMDWEYFELLSKNQSYWVETVSSIQDIKIYNYEKHRRWKWEEIQARLYHVNKRVLAITNAQNLGAQFIESIKNMGIVFFCATAVIKGEITFGVMISTQFIIGMLNGPLVQFINFIVSAQYAKISFLRINEIKQLEDEEELLSVGSTTILPENKSLILDNVNFQYTANSPLVLHNIYLHIPENKVTAIVGGSGSGKSTLLKLLVRLYKPSYGDIKMDKMNVNAINLRQWRSMCGVVMQDGKIFSDTILNNIVLDDEHIDYEQLRKVCRIAQIEDEINAMPKGFETNIGENGRGLSGGQKQRLLIARALYRNPQYLFLDEATNALDTINEKKIVEALNNAFLQRTVIVVAHRLSTIRNADQIVVLDKGYIVEVGNHDSLMERKGHYFQMIASQMPSLDT, encoded by the coding sequence ATGTTGTTAAATAGATTTCCAGTAGAATACCAAATGGATTCACAAGACTGTGGTCCTGCATGTTTGAAAATTATTGCTAAACATTTTGGAAAGTTCTACTCTTTGCAGTCTCTCAGAGATAAATGCGGTATTACCAAAGAAGGCGTCTCATTGTTAGACTTAAGTACAGGTGCAGAAAGCATAGGATTACGCACATTAGCAATAAAATGTACTATTGATGATGTGGTAAATAGCGTCCCTTTCCCTGCTATTATTTTTTGGAAAGATAGCCATTTTGTAGTTGTATATCATGCTAACAAGAAATATATTTGGGTTTCTGATCCTGCAAAAGGTCGTATTAAGTATACTCATGAAGAATTTAAGAAAGGTTGGTATCAAAAAGGAGCTAAGCAAGGTGTATTGTTGGCTATAGAACCCACTGCAGAATTTAAAGACAGTAAAGCAGAAAGAGAGCAAAGAAAGAATACTTTTTCGAGTATTCTAAAATATTTTACTCCTTATCAGCGTAACTTTACACTGATTTTTGTAATCATGCTCCTTGTAACAGCTTTACAAGGCATGTTGCCATTTATTTCTAAAGCAGTTATCGATGTAGGAATAAAGACCTCAGATGTAAATTTCATCAATATGGTCTTAATTGGAAACATATCTATCCTGCTTAGTGTGATGATATTCAATGTAATACGTGACTGGATATTGATGCATATTACAGCAAGAGTAAATATTGCACTTATTTCAGATTATCTTATTAAACTGATGAAGCTTCCTGTTACTTTCTTTGAGAACAAACTCCTAGGTGACATTCTTCAAAGAGCACAGGATCATGAGCGAATACGCAGCTTTATCATGAATAATTCATTATCTTTGATATTTTCAATATTGACATTTGTTGTATTCTCTATCATCTTACTGATATACAATGCTATCATTTTCTATATCTTTATATCTGGCTCAATTTTGTATGCTGGTTGGGTATTGTTATTTCTCAATATTCGCAAAAAAATGGACTGGGAATATTTTGAGTTACTTTCTAAAAATCAGAGTTACTGGGTTGAGACGGTATCTTCCATCCAAGATATAAAAATTTATAATTATGAGAAACATAGACGCTGGAAATGGGAAGAGATACAAGCACGTTTGTATCATGTAAACAAGCGCGTATTAGCTATTACAAATGCACAGAATCTTGGAGCACAATTCATTGAGAGTATTAAAAATATGGGTATTGTATTCTTCTGTGCCACAGCAGTAATTAAAGGAGAGATTACGTTTGGTGTGATGATTTCGACCCAATTCATAATAGGTATGCTCAATGGTCCCTTAGTTCAATTCATCAATTTTATTGTATCTGCACAATATGCAAAAATAAGTTTCCTCCGAATTAATGAGATCAAACAATTAGAAGATGAAGAAGAATTATTGTCAGTTGGTAGTACTACAATTCTGCCAGAGAACAAATCACTTATATTGGACAACGTAAATTTCCAGTATACAGCCAACTCACCATTAGTACTACATAATATTTATTTGCACATTCCAGAGAATAAAGTGACCGCTATTGTAGGAGGTAGTGGTAGTGGTAAATCAACCTTATTAAAACTTTTAGTCCGTTTATATAAACCTAGCTATGGAGATATAAAAATGGATAAAATGAATGTAAATGCTATTAATCTACGACAATGGCGTAGTATGTGTGGTGTAGTAATGCAGGATGGAAAAATTTTCAGTGATACAATATTAAACAATATTGTCTTAGATGACGAACATATTGATTATGAACAACTACGGAAAGTTTGTAGAATAGCACAAATAGAAGATGAAATAAATGCAATGCCAAAGGGGTTTGAAACCAATATCGGTGAGAATGGTCGAGGTTTAAGTGGAGGACAAAAGCAAAGACTTTTGATAGCTCGTGCTCTTTATCGTAATCCACAATACCTTTTTCTTGATGAAGCCACAAATGCATTAGACACTATCAATGAAAAGAAGATAGTTGAAGCTTTAAATAATGCATTCCTTCAGCGTACTGTTATTGTTGTTGCACATAGATTAAGCACGATTAGAAATGCTGACCAAATTGTGGTTTTAGACAAAGGGTATATTGTTGAAGTTGGTAATCATGATTCATTAATGGAAAGAAAAGGTCATTATTTTCAAATGATTGCATCCCAAATGCCTTCATTGGATACATAA